The Bubalus kerabau isolate K-KA32 ecotype Philippines breed swamp buffalo chromosome X, PCC_UOA_SB_1v2, whole genome shotgun sequence genome has a segment encoding these proteins:
- the TSPYL2 gene encoding testis-specific Y-encoded-like protein 2 isoform X1, with protein sequence MDRADEGPPAKARRLSGSEPPQSELLLPPPPPPPPPPPPLLRLPLPPPQQRPRLQEETEAAQVLADMRGVGLGPALPPPPPYVILEEGGIRAYFTLGAGGPGWEPAVESGYGGSPPLAESLETLSPSEVSGESLEIDFQVTEPSSFAVEKALETCSSGGRGYQRLAGPRGREETVIIVEDDDEDEKESVRKRRRRRKRKPRKVKRESLEKNAEKIECILQALENIQLDLEAVNIKAGKAFLRLKRKFIQMRRPFLERRDLIIQNIPGFWVKASLLDLNCSLHQFLNHPKISILISQRDEDIFRYLTNLQVQDLRHISMGYKMKLYFQTNPYFTNMVIVKEFQRNRSGRLVSHSTPIRWHRGQEPQAHRHGNQDANHSFFSWFSNHSLPEADRIAEIIKNDLWVNPVRYYMMGEGGYRTSRKKQEKEESKNKDEYEVVIMDDSDDYHIVEDIIGETSDSDGITDNETIHDVKISDFMETTDCFETTDNEITDISESLCDSECPGHNETTDNNESPNDNETTDNNESADDKESTNDNSENPEDDNTDENEENPDDNDENADENPSGDENPKDGNQRSNGNNQDSDNEGDNDGSDIEDNDGSEDDNEGSDDDGNEGDNEGSDDDDRDIEDYENYLEDPDKDHHNNTNEDDYEDEVENISEEESSVEEEEEGSEEGSEQGENSNEEGIEDDSGDSDMEKVLQVQNPWAIPGKRGQMG encoded by the exons ATGGACCGCGCAGATGAAGGGCCTCCGGCCAAGGCCCGCCGCCTTAGTGGCTCTGAGCCCCCTCAGAgtgagctgctgctgccgccgccgccgccacctcctcctcctcctcctcctctcctgcgCCTGCCCCTGCCTCCACCTCAGCAGCGCCCGAGGCTCCAGGAGGAAACCGAGGCGGCACAGGTGCTGGCTGACATGAGGGGGGTGGGACTGGGCCCCGCTCTGCCCCCGCCTCCGCCTTATGTCATTCTTGAGGAGGGGGGTATCCGCGCGTACTTcaccctgggggctgggggtccCGGCTGGGAGCCCGCAGTCGAGTCAGGGTACGGGGGGTCGCCCCCTCTCGCGGAGAGCCTAGAAACGCTCTCTCCCTCAGAGGTTTCTGGAGAAAGCCTGGAGATTGACTTCCAGGTGACGGAGCCCAGCAGCTTTGCAGTAGAGAAGGCCCTAGAAACCTGTAGCTCAGGGGGGCGGGGGTACCAGAGGTTAGCCGGTccaagagggagagaagagaccGTCATCATCGTGGAAGACGACGACGAGGATGAAAAGGAAAgcgtgaggaagaggaggaggaggaggaagaggaagcccAGGAAGGTGAAGAGGGAAAGCCTAGAGAAAAATGCCGAGAAGATAGAGTGCATCCTGCAGGCTCTGGAAAACATTCAGCTAGACCTGGAGGCGGTGAATATCAAGGCTGGCAAGGCCTTCCTCCGCCTCAAGCGCAAGTTCATCCAGATGAGGAGACCCTTCCTGGAGCGCAGAGATCTTATCATCCAGAATATCCCAGGCTTCTGGGTCAAAGCA TCACTCCTTGACCTAAACTGCTCCCTCCATCAGTTCCTCAACCACCCCAAAATTTCAATCTTGATCAGCCAACGCGATGAAGACATTTTCCGCTACTTGACCAACCTACAG GTACAGGATCTCAGACATATCTCCATGGGCTACAAAATGAAGCTATACTTCCAGACAAACCCCTACTTCACAAATATGGTGATTGTCAAGGAGTTCCAGCGCAACCGCTCAG GCCGGCTGGTGTCTCACTCCACCCCAATTCGCTGGCACCGGGGCCAGGAACCTCAGGCCCACAGGCACGGGAACCAGGATGCCAACCACAGCTTCTTCAGCTGGTTCTCAAACCATAGCCTCCCAGAGGCTGACAGGATTGCTGAG ATTATCAAGAATGACCTGTGGGTTAACCCTGTGCGTTACTACATGAtgggagaagggggctacagaacaagcagaaagaagcaagaaaaagaagaaag TAAAAACAAGGATGAATATGAAGTGGTGATCATGGACGACTCTGATGACTATCACATCGTGGAAGACATTATTGGAGAGACCTCAGACAGTGATGGTATCACCGACAATGAGACCATTCATGATGTCAAGATCTCTGACTTCATGGAGACTACTGACTGCTTCGAGACCACTGACAACGAGATAACTGACATCAGTGAGAGCCTCTGTGACAGCGAGTGCCCTGGCCACAATGAGACCACCGACAACAACGAAAGCCCCAATGACAATGAAACCACTGATAACAATGAGAGTGCTGATGACAAGGAGAGTACCAATGACAACAGTGAGAACCCTGAAGATGACAACACTGATGAGAACGAAGAGAACCCTGATGACAACGATGAGAATGCTGATGAGAACCCCAGTGGTGATGAGAACCCCAAAGATGGCAACCAAAGGAGCAATGGCAACAACCAGGACAGTGACAATGAAGGAGACAATGATGGCAGTGATATTGAAGATAATGATGGCAGTGAAGATGACAATGAAGGTAGTGATGATGATGGCAACGAAGGTGACAATGAAGGCAGTGATGATGACGACAGAGACATTGAAGACTACGAGAATTACCTTGAAGACCCTGACAAGGATCACCATAACAATACCAACGAGGATGACTATGAGGACGAAGTAGAGAACATCTCTGAAGAAGAATCgtcagtggaggaagaggaggagggcagTGAGGAAG GCAGTGAGCAAGGGGAGAACAGCAATGAGGAAGGAATCGAAGACGACTCAGGAGACTCCGACATGGAGAAGGTGCTTCAGGTCCAAAACCCTTGGGCCATCCCTGGAAAGAGGGGCCAAATGGGATAA
- the TSPYL2 gene encoding testis-specific Y-encoded-like protein 2 isoform X2 yields the protein MDRADEGPPAKARRLSGSEPPQSELLLPPPPPPPPPPPPLLRLPLPPPQQRPRLQEETEAAQVLADMRGVGLGPALPPPPPYVILEEGGIRAYFTLGAGGPGWEPAVESGYGGSPPLAESLETLSPSEVSGESLEIDFQVTEPSSFAVEKALETCSSGGRGYQRLAGPRGREETVIIVEDDDEDEKESVRKRRRRRKRKPRKVKRESLEKNAEKIECILQALENIQLDLEAVNIKAGKAFLRLKRKFIQMRRPFLERRDLIIQNIPGFWVKAFLNHPKISILISQRDEDIFRYLTNLQVQDLRHISMGYKMKLYFQTNPYFTNMVIVKEFQRNRSGRLVSHSTPIRWHRGQEPQAHRHGNQDANHSFFSWFSNHSLPEADRIAEIIKNDLWVNPVRYYMMGEGGYRTSRKKQEKEESKNKDEYEVVIMDDSDDYHIVEDIIGETSDSDGITDNETIHDVKISDFMETTDCFETTDNEITDISESLCDSECPGHNETTDNNESPNDNETTDNNESADDKESTNDNSENPEDDNTDENEENPDDNDENADENPSGDENPKDGNQRSNGNNQDSDNEGDNDGSDIEDNDGSEDDNEGSDDDGNEGDNEGSDDDDRDIEDYENYLEDPDKDHHNNTNEDDYEDEVENISEEESSVEEEEEGSEEGSEQGENSNEEGIEDDSGDSDMEKVLQVQNPWAIPGKRGQMG from the exons ATGGACCGCGCAGATGAAGGGCCTCCGGCCAAGGCCCGCCGCCTTAGTGGCTCTGAGCCCCCTCAGAgtgagctgctgctgccgccgccgccgccacctcctcctcctcctcctcctctcctgcgCCTGCCCCTGCCTCCACCTCAGCAGCGCCCGAGGCTCCAGGAGGAAACCGAGGCGGCACAGGTGCTGGCTGACATGAGGGGGGTGGGACTGGGCCCCGCTCTGCCCCCGCCTCCGCCTTATGTCATTCTTGAGGAGGGGGGTATCCGCGCGTACTTcaccctgggggctgggggtccCGGCTGGGAGCCCGCAGTCGAGTCAGGGTACGGGGGGTCGCCCCCTCTCGCGGAGAGCCTAGAAACGCTCTCTCCCTCAGAGGTTTCTGGAGAAAGCCTGGAGATTGACTTCCAGGTGACGGAGCCCAGCAGCTTTGCAGTAGAGAAGGCCCTAGAAACCTGTAGCTCAGGGGGGCGGGGGTACCAGAGGTTAGCCGGTccaagagggagagaagagaccGTCATCATCGTGGAAGACGACGACGAGGATGAAAAGGAAAgcgtgaggaagaggaggaggaggaggaagaggaagcccAGGAAGGTGAAGAGGGAAAGCCTAGAGAAAAATGCCGAGAAGATAGAGTGCATCCTGCAGGCTCTGGAAAACATTCAGCTAGACCTGGAGGCGGTGAATATCAAGGCTGGCAAGGCCTTCCTCCGCCTCAAGCGCAAGTTCATCCAGATGAGGAGACCCTTCCTGGAGCGCAGAGATCTTATCATCCAGAATATCCCAGGCTTCTGGGTCAAAGCA TTCCTCAACCACCCCAAAATTTCAATCTTGATCAGCCAACGCGATGAAGACATTTTCCGCTACTTGACCAACCTACAG GTACAGGATCTCAGACATATCTCCATGGGCTACAAAATGAAGCTATACTTCCAGACAAACCCCTACTTCACAAATATGGTGATTGTCAAGGAGTTCCAGCGCAACCGCTCAG GCCGGCTGGTGTCTCACTCCACCCCAATTCGCTGGCACCGGGGCCAGGAACCTCAGGCCCACAGGCACGGGAACCAGGATGCCAACCACAGCTTCTTCAGCTGGTTCTCAAACCATAGCCTCCCAGAGGCTGACAGGATTGCTGAG ATTATCAAGAATGACCTGTGGGTTAACCCTGTGCGTTACTACATGAtgggagaagggggctacagaacaagcagaaagaagcaagaaaaagaagaaag TAAAAACAAGGATGAATATGAAGTGGTGATCATGGACGACTCTGATGACTATCACATCGTGGAAGACATTATTGGAGAGACCTCAGACAGTGATGGTATCACCGACAATGAGACCATTCATGATGTCAAGATCTCTGACTTCATGGAGACTACTGACTGCTTCGAGACCACTGACAACGAGATAACTGACATCAGTGAGAGCCTCTGTGACAGCGAGTGCCCTGGCCACAATGAGACCACCGACAACAACGAAAGCCCCAATGACAATGAAACCACTGATAACAATGAGAGTGCTGATGACAAGGAGAGTACCAATGACAACAGTGAGAACCCTGAAGATGACAACACTGATGAGAACGAAGAGAACCCTGATGACAACGATGAGAATGCTGATGAGAACCCCAGTGGTGATGAGAACCCCAAAGATGGCAACCAAAGGAGCAATGGCAACAACCAGGACAGTGACAATGAAGGAGACAATGATGGCAGTGATATTGAAGATAATGATGGCAGTGAAGATGACAATGAAGGTAGTGATGATGATGGCAACGAAGGTGACAATGAAGGCAGTGATGATGACGACAGAGACATTGAAGACTACGAGAATTACCTTGAAGACCCTGACAAGGATCACCATAACAATACCAACGAGGATGACTATGAGGACGAAGTAGAGAACATCTCTGAAGAAGAATCgtcagtggaggaagaggaggagggcagTGAGGAAG GCAGTGAGCAAGGGGAGAACAGCAATGAGGAAGGAATCGAAGACGACTCAGGAGACTCCGACATGGAGAAGGTGCTTCAGGTCCAAAACCCTTGGGCCATCCCTGGAAAGAGGGGCCAAATGGGATAA